Proteins found in one Coffea eugenioides isolate CCC68of chromosome 5, Ceug_1.0, whole genome shotgun sequence genomic segment:
- the LOC113772160 gene encoding uncharacterized serine-rich protein C215.13-like, with protein MASACVNKIGMSPEKKFLDCPPVKYPSYGWLSPRISFSREFPDDDPSAGGAKPLPADKAGANKDNAQVLDPEPPSNDFADFEFRLEDPVNMLPADELFSDGKLVPLQLSSIRPSEAATPAVRSPDTPQLRRRGEISATDPCLFSPKAPRCSSRWKELLGLKKLYHSSTANSNANNSRQQEHHKATPSTSNANTHRSLKHFLHRSSKSSLSSSLDSSSSLSLPLLRETDSESVSLSSSRLSLSSSSSGHEHDDLPRLSLDSEKPTSFRSSAQTQNANGNANPPRVRVVKSRALSAENAVAMRVGRSPLRRPPESTIRGVSVDSPRMNSSGKIVFHSLERSSSSPSSFNGGHRYKHRGMERSYSANVRVTPVLNVPVCSLRGSSKSGGVFGFPLFSSSQPKKEGGGGGGSTNGGNGTGNRGQLSNASIKSRPDRT; from the coding sequence ATGGCGTCAGCATGCGTCAATAAGATTGGAATGTCGCCTGAGAAGAAATTCCTGGACTGTCCTCCGGTCAAGTATCCATCCTATGGTTGGCTAAGTCCGAGAATCTCATTTAGCCGAGAGTTTCCGGACGACGATCCCTCCGCCGGAGGAGCCAAGCCTCTTCCGGCGGACAAGGCTGGAGCGAATAAGGATAACGCCCAAGTATTAGATCCAGAACCTCCCTCCAATGATTTCGCTGATTTCGAGTTCCGACTCGAAGATCCGGTAAATATGCTCCCCGCTGACGAGCTGTTCTCCGACGGCAAGCTCGTGCCTCTGCAACTCTCCTCGATCCGCCCGTCGGAGGCCGCAACTCCGGCCGTGAGGTCGCCGGACACGCCGCAGCTTCGTCGGAGAGGCGAGATCTCTGCTACTGATCCATGCTTGTTCTCTCCTAAAGCTCCCAGGTGTTCGAGTCGTTGGAAAGAGCTTCTAGGCTTGAAGAAACTCTACCACAGCAGCACCGCGAATAGTAATGCTAATAATAGCAGACAGCAAGAGCATCACAAAGCGACGCCGTCAACTAGCAATGCTAACACTCACCGGTCTTTGAAACATTTTCTTCACCGAAGCTCCAAGTCATCGTTGTCGTCTTCTTTGGATTCATCCTCCTCCTTAAGCCTCCCATTGCTACGAGAAACTGATAGCGAGTCCGTTTCTCTATCCTCGTCGCGCTTGTCGCTCTCCTCCTCGTCTTCGGGTCACGAACACGATGATCTTCCCAGGCTTTCTCTAGACTCGGAAAAGCCTACGTCGTTCCGTTCATCAGCGCAAACTCAGAATGCTAATGGTAACGCTAACCCTCCTAGAGTACGAGTTGTTAAATCGAGAGCATTATCGGCTGAAAACGCGGTAGCAATGCGGGTCGGGCGAAGCCCCTTGCGGAGACCGCCTGAATCTACAATTCGTGGAGTTTCAGTTGATAGTCCCAGAATGAACTCCTCGGGAAAGATTGTGTTTCACAGCTTGGAGAGAAGCTCCAGCAGTCCAAGCAGTTTCAATGGTGGACATAGGTATAAGCATAGGGGAATGGAGAGGTCTTATTCTGCGAATGTCCGTGTTACTCCGGTTCTTAATGTTCCAGTGTGTTCGCTTAGGGGCTCCTCAAAATCTGGTGGTGTCTTCGGGTTCCCTTTGTTTTCTTCTTCCCAGCCGAAGAAAgaaggaggtggtggtggtggttccACGAATGGTGGAAATGGAACAGGGAATCGAGGACAGCTGAGTAATGCTAGTATTAAGAGCCGCCCGGATCGAACTTGA
- the LOC113770553 gene encoding serine/threonine protein phosphatase 2A 55 kDa regulatory subunit B beta isoform, whose product MEDLTEVITSAEFHPTHCNMLAYSSSKGSIRLIDLRQSALCDSHSKLFEEQEAPGSRSFFTEIIASISDIKFAKDGRYILSRDYMTLKLWDINMDSGPVATFQVHEYLRPKLCDLYENDSIFDKFECCLSGDGLRVATGSYSNLFRVFGCATGSTEAATLEASKNPMRRQVQTPSRPSRSLSSSITRVVRRGAESPGVDANGNSFDFTTKLLHLAWHPVENSVACAAANSLYMYYA is encoded by the exons ATGGAGGATCTAACTG AGGTCATAACTTCAGCAGAGTTTCACCCTACCCACTGTAACATGTTAGCATATAGTAGTTCAAAGGGATCAATTCGTCTGATTGATTTGCGGCAGTCAGCTTTGTGTGATTCACATTCTAAATT GTTTGAGGAACAGGAGGCACCTGGTTCAAGATCATTTTTCACTGAGATAATAGCTTCAATTTCAGATATTAAATTTGCAAAGGATGGTAGATATATTCTTAGTCGTGATTACATGACCCTTAAG CTATGGGACATTAATATGGATTCTGGTCCTGTTGCAACCTTCCAGGTTCATGAGTATCTAAGACCAAAG CTGTGTGACTTATATGAAAATGATTCCATCTTTGATAAGTTTGAGTGTTGCCTGAGCGGTGACGGTCTGCGTGTAGCAACTGGTTCTTACAG CAATCTCTTCCGTGTTTTCGGTTGTGCGACGGGTAGTACTGAAGCAGCTACTCTTGAAGCAAGCAAAAACCCAATGAG GAGACAAGTCCAGACTCCTTCAAGGCCTTCAAGATCCCTGAGCAGCAGTATTACCCGTGTTGTGAGAAGAG GAGCAGAAAGTCCAGGAGTTGATGCAAATGGGAACTCGTTTGATTTTACAACGAAGCTGCTCCACCTGGCATGGCATCCAGTGGAAAACTCAGTTGCTTGTGCAGCTGCCAACAGCTTGTACATGTATTATGCGTGA